A genomic region of Haliotis asinina isolate JCU_RB_2024 chromosome 1, JCU_Hal_asi_v2, whole genome shotgun sequence contains the following coding sequences:
- the LOC137258106 gene encoding uncharacterized protein, with amino-acid sequence MSKLLSDIYQNVKACVRNNTEVSATFDVNIGVRQGCVLSPFLFSFFINELAVQIERNCSHGIQLHPDMFYLFLLLFADDIVLISSTINGLQKQINELETYCQNYCLSVNMNKTKIIAFKKGGKLSKKEIWYYKGNVVERTTSYKYLGVYFTNILSWSTHTKYASVQARKALIGILRNLRVLGDINLASFFRIFDTKISPILLYGAEIWGLKYFDCIEKVHLFACKTFLGVKMSTPDVMVYGECGRFPLHIFQQTRVIKYWIKLLNMSSHRLPKKCYEMMLLLHENGKQNWVSEVKNLLFSTGFHNLWYDQKVFAPSLFLNTFTQRLKDIYQQKWLGIVSLSTKCKYYSTLKTHIYTEGYLSCVNVKKFRTALSRFRCSSHDLLIEKGRFMNIKREDRLCKCCTNNAIEDEYHFLLVCPAFDTLRRKYMKEYYFVHPSIAKFSSLLTCSNEKVIQNIAIFIHKAMLSRQFFYK; translated from the coding sequence ATGAGTAAGTTATTAAGTGATATATATCAAAATGTGAAAGCCTGTGTTAGAAACAACACCGAGGTGTCTgcaacattcgatgtaaacatTGGAGTTAGGCAAGGATGCGTACTCAGCCCGTTCCTGTTCTCTTTTTTCATAAACGAGCTAGCGGTACAGATTGAGCGAAATTGCTCACATGGTATCCAGTTGCATCCCGATATGTTCTATCTTTTCCTCTTattatttgcagatgacattgtTCTCATTTCTAGCACTATAAACGGCCTACAGAAGCAGATAAACGAATTAGAAACCTATTGCCAAAATTATTGTCTAAgtgtaaacatgaataaaacaaaaataattgcaTTCAAGAAAGGAGGTAAACTATCGAAAaaggaaatatggtattataAGGGTAATGTCGTAGAAAGAACTACATCATACAAATACCTTGgagtatattttacaaacattctGTCATGGTCGACACACACAAAATACGCATCTGTGCAAGCACGTAAGGCTCTAATCGGTATATTAAGAAACCTGAGAGTATTAGGAGATATAAATCTAGCATCcttttttagaatatttgacaCCAAAATCAGTCCGATTTTACTTTATGGTGCCGAAATTTGGGGCTTGAAATACTTTGATTGTATAGAAAAAGTTCACCTATTTGCTTGTAAAACATTTCTCGGAGTAAAGATGAGCACACCAGACGTTatggtatatggagaatgtggcAGGTTTCCCCTccacatattccagcaaactAGAGTGATCAAATATTGGATAAAGTTATTAAACATGTCATCACACCGTTTACccaaaaaatgttatgaaatgatgTTATTGTTGCATGAAAACGGTAAGCAGAACTGGGTATCAGAAGTAAAAAACCTACTCTTCTCAACTGGATTCCATAACCTATGGTATGATCAAAAAGTGTTCGCCCCATCACTGTTTTTaaacacattcacacaaagATTAAAAGACATATATCAACAAAAGTGGTTGGGAATTGTTTCATTATCAACAAAGTGTAAGTATTACTCAACACTAAAAACCCACATTTATACTGAAGGTTATCTATCATGTGTAAATGTTAAGAAATTCAGAACAGCATTATCACGTTTTCGTTGCTCATCCCatgatttattgattgaaaaggggagatttatgaatataaaaagaGAAGATAGACTATGTAAATGTTGCACTAACAATGCAATAGAAGACGAATATCATTTCCTTCTTGTCTGTCCAGCATTTGATACACTACgtagaaaatatatgaaagaatactattttGTACATCCATCGATTGCCAAATTCTCTTCACTGTTGACGTGTTCAAATGAAAAGGTAatccaaaatattgcaatttttaTTCACAAAGCTATGCTATCCAGACAATTCTTCTATAAATGA